The following DNA comes from Nicotiana sylvestris chromosome 10, ASM39365v2, whole genome shotgun sequence.
TTCTGTTACCACACACCATTCCAACCGAAGATACTAGTGGGTCCCATTCTTTACTCACCTGCACGTTCTCTTCACCCACTAGCTTACCAACAAACAGCTCCTTCATCAAAGCCATTTGGTACCCAATTACATTGCGCCACGTCATGTTCACTATGACTGCTCTGCCACAGCCTTACACCTAGGTATGCAAAGAGAAATTTACGactacaacaacaacccaatataatccTACTTAATggagtttggggagggtagtgtgtacgcagaccttacccctatcctagAGTAAAGAGGCTATTTCCAAATAGATTCCGGCAtctttccctccaagaacttcccaccttactCTTGGAGAGACTCGAACTCAATTTATTTCACCAAAATATAAATGGAAGATATATTTTATTTACATAAACTTTTATGACTACTATGTCATGATTAAATATAATTTGATTCGTTTAAACttgaattttttatttggcgTTTTTACCAATTTGAGGAGAGAGCTACTTCTTTCTGGTCGGTCaaatttattctctttttttggtTGATCAAATTTATTCCCCAATCCTAGCCAACTGATAATTtccttttataaattattttaaaatatatcattCAAAACATTAATAACTAACGCATGAATTCTAGATAAGTTGGGATCATCTATATTAGTCTTTCCTGTTCATATTTACctttttgaatttattttaggctaatattataaaaataaaaataaaaataaaaataaaatcgaGCATTTTTTATGTGGCATTAATTATCACAGTTTAGAGCGTTAAAGAGATTTTTTTAACCAATATCCTTTTCCAAGTGCTTTAGAacatttaaaaatattaatttttacgACTTTTAGTACTTTTATCTTAGTTTCatttctattttttataaaaaatatgttcaaatcacaGGAATTAAATAATTTGACATTAATACCTTAAAATATGCCACTTATATTAACGTgaagaaaagataataaaaaacaaaattttaGAAATTCGTACATAAAGGAAGATACCATTTAGTCTTTTTTATCTCTTCTTTTTGTGTCAGTTGCTGCTTATCTTTTGTGCTAGTAGTCACTATTTTCTGTAACAGCGCAGTCATCTTAACAAAATCCGAATATTAAAATCTCTTTCCTCTTCACCCACTCTGCGTATCTTAGCTCAACATCCACCATTTCCTCTACCCTGCGCATTTCACGTTACCCACATCGTTGTCGACCGAGCCAACTCGCCGGCGTTGCATTTCCTCAACGCCTATCTATCCTTTCAACATTCTCCAGAACATTCTCGAAACTCGCATTTCCTAAAtaataacacacacacacacacagaaaaCACGTATACATTCTAGAAGCTTCGTTTTGGGTCAAAACGATGGGACTTGATTACTATAACGTACTGAAAGTATCTCGGAATGCAAGTGAAGAAGATTTAAAGAGATCGTATAAGCGATTAGCGATGAAATGGCATCCAGATAAGAACAGTCAGAACAAAAAGGAAGCTGAAGCGAAATTCAAGCAGATTTCTGAAGCGTATGATGTGCTTAGTGATCCTCAGAAGCGTCAGATCTATGACGTGTACGGTGATGATGCATTGAAATCCGGTCAATTTGCTTCGGCGTCGCCGACTAGTGCTGGTAGTAACGGCAGAGGATTTAGGTTCAACACGCGTGACGCGGAGGCTATTTTCGCTGAGTTTTTCGGTGGATCGGATAGTAATTCCGCTGCCGGAGTAGGTCGGAAGGCGGCACCGGTGGAGAATAAACTGCCGTGTAGCTTGGAGGAGCTTTACAAAGGATCTAGAAGGAAAATGAAGATCTCACGGATTCTTCTTGATGACTCTGGGTAGGTATACCTTAAATTAAACGTATAATTACAAGTATTTTGCGTTTTACGTCATCGTCAATTACGTAATTTGCACGGTTTTGTTTTTATCATATTCATTACTCCCTCCATTTTACTATGCGATATTGTTTGAATGAGCATTGAATTTAAAAAGAAAGTTTTTTTTGACATTTGTGATTTAAAACCAGCTATAGACATTTGTGCAGATCTATCTCATCAGCTTTTTTTACAAGTATATTGTGTTTTTAGGATATATATACTaaaaaaaatcacataaaatTAGGATAAAGGAAGCAAaatactatttttaaatttcttgaTGATCTGGGAAAAAGAGAACAATTTTTTAATAGAGCACTGCTTTGTTTATTTTAGTCAATTTCCTTTTCTTGAAGCAAAAAGTTACTTCCTTTTTTCTGACGTGCTGACCTAGATTGTTGAAGTTAGCATTTGCGCTTTGATGTGATTTTTGAGTCAATATTGTACTGTAGCTGGGACAAATCTTCATTGGTTTAGCATTAAATTGCTGAGATTGGATACAAAAACTTGGTAGCATTGAGATCAggagttttgatattttttgtctGGAGGATAGAAAATGATTACCTTCAAGCTCTCAATTTGGTAACAGCTGAATTGCTTTCAGCGGAACAGAAGTCTTAAATGCCTCTAAGCTCAGATATCATAGCTGTTAATGGTCAAGATCCGTGCTGCTTAGTATCCAAACTTTATAATTGTATAATACATTTGCTGGTATAGTTTTAACTCTGCTACCTGGATCAACAGTTAAAGTTCTCACTGACTCTGTTTTCCAACCACCTCCTTGGTGGAGTAGGGTAAAAGTTGATAGCTCTTTGACATCGCAATGTGTATTAGCCAGTATCTTGCTTGACATAGCTATTAAGAGTATGCTTTGTACTGACAGCAAGGTTAGAACGCCTTGGTGTTGCACTAAACCTATTAGATAGAAGTTAAGGATGAAGTAGGAACATAATCCTATTTTAGTGTTAAGTTTTTGTTTTGAAAGATGAAACTGACTTAGGTAATTAACttcatatttttggattttagtGGTTGAGAGACTATTTTCACTAATAGTTGAGGCTGGCTACGTGATCAATACCCATTTCATTCGATTGCACCTGTGTCATTCCATTACTCAGTAATTGGGTTTGCTGATACTAGAGGTTCTCTGCAGTTTCTACTAAAGTACAAATGTATAAACAAGTTCATTataaattaatttgttttataTTGGCCGTCAACCTACTACAAAATTGTTTCTATGTCCATCACTCCATCACTTAAACATATCTGTAATAATGCCTTTAATGCATTTTGACCAAATGTGTTTTTAGCTAATTGAGTGTACTGGATATTTATTGACCCTTGTTCTTTCACACATCCTCCCTTGGTAAAATAACAGAATCACATTTGTTTGTTACTGAATAGGTCTAAAAGGTTGAAAAAGACGTGATTGTTCACGGCTATTCTTTCTATTAGGGATCAGAAGCTCCTAAACCCTGCCCAATTTGCAGATCTATGTCAAAGTTACTGCTGCTTGATGCTTATTATGGTCACCTGGGAGGTAGACTGATCTCCTGAATGTTGCAATTCCCTTGTGCAAAACTTAGTTGTCCCATATTAGTTGAGGGAATGGGTTGTTGTCTCCTAATATAGTCTTGGGCAAATTTCAGCTCTTAAGCTAACTTTTGGGGTTAAGTTAGGTCCAAGTTCCATTTTCTTACATGGTGTCAAAGTCAAACCTATCATtatttttgcattgttgggtCACAATGTTGTATTGCCTATGATCCAAATGTCTAGTTCTTAATGCACAGGGGTATTGATTGCCCCACATGGTTGAGAGTAATCGGTTGTTGTCTTCTTGTAAGGTCTTCGACAATTTTCATCTTACGAATTAACATTTAGGTTTAAGCTCCGTGTCCATTTTCTTTACAGAAAGCTTATGTATTGATCACACTCATTGTTTCGATTCCCTGGCGCAATGATAAAACTTCTTATAGAAACTACAGTTAATGGATGGCAAAAAATTTAGCTATTGAAAGCAATAGTTCTTTTTCTGGAGGGGCAGGGTGAAGGTGTGGGTAGCAAAGCAATGACAAATATGATAACAGAGTTCTGTGAATATGTGGATTACAAGCCATGAATTTATCAAATTAAGAAGTTTCACTCAATTATTTCGCACTCAGTTGCTCTAACCCTGAGTCCTATTGTAATATATTTGTTCCATGTGCTAATTTCTTTTGCAGTAAGCCTACAACTGTTGAAGAGGTCCTAGCGATACACATCAAACCAGGTTGGAAGAAAGGCACAAAAATCACTTTCCCAGAGAAAGGGAACTATGAACCTGGAGCTACTCCTGGTGATCTTATTTTTGTGATAGATGAAAAGCCACATGCTGTCTTCAAGAGGGATGGAAATGATCTAGTGATCAATCAGAAAATATCTTTACTAGATGCTCTTACTGGGAAAACTATAAGCTTGATCACTTTGGATGGACGGGAACTCACAATACCAATCACAGATGTTGTTAAACCAGGACATGAGCATATAATCCCAAATGAAGGAATGCCAATATCAAAGGAACGTGGCAAGAAAGGAAATTTGAAGATCAAGTTTGACATTAAATTCCCATCTAGGCTAAGTGCAGATCAGAAATCTGATATCAGGAGGGTACTGTGCAGGAACTCTGACTAATCATGGGTTTAAGTTAAGGTGTCACTAACACTATCATGCATGTGCAGTGAAATGTAAATAATTAACAAGTTTTCTGCAGAAAGGAAATTGTGCATAGTAGGATATAGTTTAAGGATGCCTCAATATTTACAAACATGTGAGCACTAAAACCGGAGCTAATGTAGCTGCTACTTAGCTGcctgcatttttaaaagaaaatgttGGATGTAAAAGGGGAGTGAGTAGTAAGTAGTTTAATAGCTGTTTGATTTGGAGTTGGATGCTACATATCAAGTATTGTGGTTGAGATTAGTGGCACTGTGTTCTAGTTGTGTATTCATCTGTGGCAGACCTTTGATGAATTTAATGTGTTGGTATTTTTGCCTTTGTTATGGACGAATTCTCTCCTTCCCATCTTTGGTTTGAGTGTATTTGCTTTGGATCCAGATCTACATTTTCCTTTTGCTCCTCATCAGCAAGCTCCATCAGGATGACAAGATTTCTCCCAATTCGGTTGTTCTTGTTAATCAGAATCTGGTAAATTTGTTATGGAAGTTATAGTTTCATGTGATGCATTATGAGACAAAGATGCCCGAATCTTGAACCAGAGGTGAAGTtaggatttgaagtttatgggttctgaaTTTAATTTGTCTTAGTTACTGCATccgcaattaaatatttatacatattttatGAGTATTCTAATACAAATAGAAGGTTAAAGCAAAAGCTACTGGCATACCCCCTCTCCCTCCCTATTGAATCATCGTCCCCTCTCTCTTATGTGTGTGTATAGTTTTCCACGTGTTTagtttaaaggaaaaattccTCAAGTTGCAGTGTGATTCCATTACGTATTGATGACTTAATAACCTTAAAATAAGCGTAATAGTCAAACCGCAAAGGTGCACTGACTACATGCATTTTATTTACATTCTTTTATCTTACTATCATTATATAGATTCGCGTCGAAAACGACACTGCACGGCAATATTAAAGCTACTTTTgtattttataggagtattttatAAATTCTTAAAGGGGCGTGGGGATACTCATACTTTGTTGAATATGGAAAAGACATTccatgaacaaaaataaaaaccaGAAACACATTTATTTATTCAAACCAATATACCAACATGCTTATATTTGCCTCTTTAGTTTGAAGTTTACAATCAGAAGTGACCAAAAATTTGAGGATACATAGCTACTTTTTTCAATTAAAAGTTGATAAAGATCTGAATTTTATTCTACTTACACAGAGGCTATGATTCCAGTAAACTCTGCTCAAAATATGTGTCTTTTGTTTGCTTAGATAAACATAGCTCTGTGTTTCTCAATTTTCTTCTTTAGTCCATCCTTATCTGCTCCCACAACTTTGTCAACAACCTTTCCCTTTTTAATCAGCACAAATGTTGGCATTGCTTGAACCCCATATTCCTCAGCTACTTTCTGTTTTCAATTCATCCAACATTTTAGATGTTAGTATTTCATTTAGATATTTAAAGAGttgggaaaaaagaaaaggattgTAAAGGTAAGAACATATATAAGATCTTACATCCAATTCATCAACATCAATCTTGACAAATTCAACATCTGTATACTTCGCAGCAAAGTCATTCATAATTGGTTCCATATATTTGCAAGGACCGCACCATGTTGCTGTGAAGTCAATAACAACCTAATAGAGCAAAAGGTCCCAATGATTAGTATCACCAAATACATAATGATcatgagtttaacttttatacaCAAGTAGTGCAAAGTTTAATTTTTATACCATCGGATCACTTAAAAAATAATTAGAGGTTAAAGTCAACAAAAGATGAGACAAGAAATCTAGAAAATAAGACAGATTACCTACTACAACAGGTTAAAATACAGAGTATGTATATTTAAGTTAAATCCACACTTATGCAATATTTCTAAAATGGTTACCAGTTTGTTTGTATCTTTCAAAGAATCAAAATGGAGCTTCCATTTTGATGACGAGTGGAAAGCAATGACTTGGGACCTCTTGACTTGTGGTATTGTGGTTGACATATAGTTAGCTTCATGCAAAGTAGATGAGTAGTTACCGCCCATTTTCTTCTAGTTTTCTTGATTTAAGAATTTTTCTCTTCAAATTTTGGTCTCTAAAATTTTCTTTGGTTTAACGTTGGAGCTTAGAGATTTGCAAGGACCCTTTTTATATTGGTTGCTGATGTACAAACTTTTCTCGTTTAAAATGAAAAAACAACTTAAAATAGTACAGAATATGTTCTTCATTATGTCGACTATTCAATTATACTAAGAAAAGATTTGATGCTAGATATCTTTTGTTTCTGTCTGTTCTTTTTTCAATATTTCTGAAGAAGGATCATGTCCACTTTATTCTCATACTCTGAATTTTCACCTTGCAACAAAGTCGTTTAAtttattactttattattcttTGGAAGCTTTTAAAAAGTCAATATTTGAAGTTTCTTAGATACAAGTAACTCCATTAACAACAGTAACAACTCCATTTATTACTGTATATTTATGATGCAATGTTGTACTAGCAGAAAGTAATTCCAGTGATCATAGTTTGATACCAAATTCTCATGTTGAGAGGAACATCTGGCTCGTTAACTACCTCAAATAATTAGCTCAAATGGTATAACGTGATGTCTCTACAATAAGTAAAAACCTCCCACTACATGATTCAATGCTTAAATCACCACCTGGAATGGCTAAAAGATCTGGAAAATGAGATGGGCCTAGTTCATATTGGTGGTTCCCCATCTTTTCACTAAAATTCATGAAATTATTGTAAATCTAtaatatatctatatctatatccatctatattattataaaagcacgaacaATTTTTGCTAAATGTTGAACGACTTAATTATCCTCGAAATATTGATCGACTTTTATGCccttaaatatttatataatttaagTATCTAATTGTAAATTACCTAATGATAAAATTCTTTTTCGATTTAAACTATACATACACCGGCCTTACA
Coding sequences within:
- the LOC104248583 gene encoding uncharacterized protein, producing the protein MGLDYYNVLKVSRNASEEDLKRSYKRLAMKWHPDKNSQNKKEAEAKFKQISEAYDVLSDPQKRQIYDVYGDDALKSGQFASASPTSAGSNGRGFRFNTRDAEAIFAEFFGGSDSNSAAGVGRKAAPVENKLPCSLEELYKGSRRKMKISRILLDDSGKPTTVEEVLAIHIKPGWKKGTKITFPEKGNYEPGATPGDLIFVIDEKPHAVFKRDGNDLVINQKISLLDALTGKTISLITLDGRELTIPITDVVKPGHEHIIPNEGMPISKERGKKGNLKIKFDIKFPSRLSADQKSDIRRVLCRNSD
- the LOC104248584 gene encoding thioredoxin H2-like, whose protein sequence is MGGNYSSTLHEANYMSTTIPQVKRSQVIAFHSSSKWKLHFDSLKDTNKLVVIDFTATWCGPCKYMEPIMNDFAAKYTDVEFVKIDVDELDKVAEEYGVQAMPTFVLIKKGKVVDKVVGADKDGLKKKIEKHRAMFI